Sequence from the uncultured Draconibacterium sp. genome:
ATGCAGCGTTTCTTCAGAAAAGTTGGTATTTACTCTACCACCCTTTAACGAATAACCAGCCTTTGGGATTCTATTATTATATAATCTGGTGGCATACGAAGTATTCGGTGGTATCATAATTACCTTGTTTGACGCAAGTTGATATTCTTTTCCGTTGTATATAATTACTGCCCCGCTTGAACTGTTATGGTAGATTCGCCAGTATGGGAATGATAATTCTTTAAACTCCCACTTTTCCAGCCACCAGTGACGGCAACATAATAGTTGAATCTGGTATTTCGGGAAATGCTGTATAACATTCGATGGATCACCTGTATGAGGCATCTTATTCTGCTGATTCATGATTCGGTATATTAGAAACAGATACAAAATTAATAAAATTAGGCATTTCCCGTATAACTGTTTTCATACACCTTTGTATTATCATTTAAATAATAAATTAACAATCAATAAAACGTAATTAAAAATGGCAAACAGACTTATAGGTGACTTACCCAAAGTAGGTATCCGTCCGGTAATTGACGGGCGAGAAAATGGTGTTCGCGAATCGCTTGAAGTTCAGGTAATGGAATTAGCAAAAGCTGCAGCTGCTTTTATTGAAAGCAACCTGCGCCTTCCAAGTGGCGAAAAGGTAGAATGTGTGATTGCAGATACATGTATTGGTGGTGTTGCTGAAGCTGCAATGTGTGCCAGTAAATTTAAAAAAGAAGGGGTTGGAGTTTCATTAACTGTAACACCTTGCTGGTGCTATGGAACCGAAGTAATGGATACTGATCCGCTGCTTCCAAAAGCAGTGTGGGGATTTAATGGGACGGAGCGTCCGGGAGCAGTTTATTTGGCTGCTGCATTAGCCGGATATACACAAAAAGGTCTTCCAACTTTTGGAATCTACGGACGCGATGTACAGGATGCAGGAGATACAAGTATTCCTGCTGATGTTCAGGAAAAATTATTACGCTTTGTTAAGTCTGCGCTTGCAGTGGCACAAATGAAAGGTAAATCATACCTTTCAATTGGATATAGCTCTATGGGTATTGCCGGTTCAATGGTTGATTCTAACTTTTTTCAGGATTACCTTGGAATTCGCACCGAATTTGTTGAGTCAGTAGAAATTCTGCGAAGAATAGATGAGGGGATTTATGATGAGGAAGAGTATCAGAAAGCCCTGGCATGGACCAAAGCAAACTGTAAAGAAGGAGAAGATCCGAATGCTCCTGAAAATCAGGCTGATGATGCAAGAAAGCAAGTAGAGTGGGAAACCGTTGTGAAAATGACATTGATTTGCCGTGATATGATGATCGGTAATCAAAAACTAATCGACAAAGGTTATCGTGAAGAAGGTTTAGGCAGAAACGCCATTTGTGGTGGTTTTCAAGGTCAAAGACAATGGACCGATTACAAACCTAATGCCGATTTTACTGAAGCTATTCTTAATTCATCCTTCGACTGGAATGGAATTCGTGAGGCATTTGTTTTTGCAACAGAGAATGACAGTTTAAATGCAGTGCCAATGTTGTTTGGGCATTTGTTAACAAATACAGCTCAAATTTTCTCGGATGTTAGAACATACTGGAGTCCCGATGCCGTTAAAAGAGTTACAGGAAAAGAGCTTAGCGGATTGGCTGAAGGAGGTATTATTCACTTAATTAATTCCGGATCAACTACGCTCGATGCAACGGCACAACAACGCAATGCCGAAGGCGAACCTGCTATGAAGCCTTTCTGGGAAATTACAGAAGAAGAAGCTCAAAAATGTTTGGATAATACAAAATGGCCACAGGCAGAGCGTGGCTATTTCCGTGGAGGAGGCTATTCATCGCAGTTTAAAACCGAGGGTGAAATGCCAGTTACCATGTCGCGTGTAAACCTGGTGAAAGGAGTTGGGCCGGTATTGCAAATTGCTGAAGGATGGACCGTTGAACTTCCGGATGATATTCACACCGTACTTGATGAACGTACCAATCCTACTTGGCCAACTACCTGGTTTGTTCCAAAAACCACAGGGCAGGGTGCTTTTAAAGATGTTTATTCAGTAATGGCCAACTGGGGAGCAAATCATGGTGCAATAAGCTACGGACACATTGGAGCCGATTTAATCACTTTAGCATCCATGTTACGCATTCCGGTTAGCATGCACAATGTTTCGGAAGATAACATTTTCCGTCCAAGTGCATGGGCTTCTTTTGGTGAAGAAAAAGAGGGCTCAGATTATAGAGCGTGCGAAAATTACGGCGCATTATATGGTATAAAATAAGAATTGAATTTTTAGTGAAAGAGCAAGGAGAAGACTTCTTGCTCTTTCAATGGAACTTTACGTACATTATAGAACTAGAACTATGAATCAGAAAGATATTGCTATAGTTTTTGATTGCGGGGCAACCAATGTCCGGGTTATTGCTATGGATAAATTTGGGAAGCAAATTGCTTCACACTCGCTTCCCAACGAAACCGATGAAGATCCGCATTATCCGGGTGGCAGAATTTGGGATTTGGATAAACTGTGGCAAAAATTAGCTTCAGCAGCCAAACATGTTACTGCCGAAATAGATTGCAATCGTATCGCCGGAACTACAGTTACTACTTTCGGCGTAGACGGTGCATTTGTTGATGCTCAGGGAAAAATGCTTTACCCGGTTATCTCGTGGCAGTGTGAGCGAACAACACCTATAATGGCCAATATTGAAAAATACGTGCCATTGGCGGAGTTATATGCAACCAGTGGTGTTTACCCTTATGCTTTTAATACAATAAATAAAATGATCTGGTTTCGCGAGAACAGACCTGATGTTTTGGATAATGCTCATCGGTTTTTATTTATACCGTCACTGTTAATTCATAAACTTTCGGGGGCGTTTAAAAACGATGCTACCATGATGGGGACAGCTATGATGGCTGATTTAAAATCGCGAAAAATGTCGCCAAAGGTTTTGAGAGCCATTGGGATAGAGGAAGAGCTGTTTGGAGAAATTGGCGAACCGGGAAGCCAGGCTGGAACGGTCACCGAAAATGTCGCTTCCGAAACCGGATTGCCTGAAGGTATCCCGGTATTTCTGGCAGGTCACGATACGCAATTCGCGATTTTTGGATCGGGAGCAAAACTGAATCAACCGGTACTTAACTCGGGAACCTGGGAAATTTTAATGACCCGTAGTAAAGCCTTTAAAGCGTCTGCATTTGCTCTGGATAGAAAGATAACTACTGAAGCTGATGCCGAAGCCGGAACATATAATATTGGCCAAAATTGGTTGGGCTCAGGAGTGCTTGAATGGTTTTCGCGTAATTTCTACAAGGAGTTTCGTGGCGACGAACTGTACCAGAATATGATACAGGATGCCGAACAAGAACAGCCAGGATCGAAGGGGATTGTTGTTGATCCTGCTTTTTATGATGATGGATATGGAAGCGAAGGCGGCATGATAAAAGGGCTAACTATTAGTACCTCGCGCGGACAGATATATCGTGCGTTTTTGGAGGGGCTTGCTTTTCGGTTACGAGAAGGACTGGAAGCACTTGAAACAGCCGGAAGCTCTAAATCAGAAAGTATAATCTGTGTGGGAGGTGGTTCAAAAAACAGGCTGTGGAATCAGTTACGAGCCGATGTATGTAAGGTTCCAATTCAGTTGATCGACCAAAAAGAAACTACCGTGCTGGGAGCATCAATGTTTGTCTTTACAGGAGCCGGTATATTCAATTCGCTTACCGAAGCACGTAATCAAATCAACTATAATCCGCAACTCATAGAGCCTTCAATAAATAGCGAAGTGTATGAAGGGTATTACCAAAATTACCTGAGACTTCGTTCAGGAAAATAATAACCATAGAACATCAAACTTTAAAATTATGTTGAAAGGAATATCACCTTTATTGAGCCCCGAATTATTAGCTGTTTTGTGCAGAATGGGCCACGGCGATGAAATAGTTTTGGCCGATGCTCATTTTCCGGCTGAAAGTTTTAACCAGAATGTTCTCCGGGCTGATGGTCTTAAAATACCCGACTTATTAGCTGGTATAATGCCACTTTTTGAATTGGATGCTTATTGCGACAATCCTTTAGTGATGATGAGTGCCGTTGAAGGCGACACACTTGATCCGAAGGTTGAAGAGAGCTATCTGAACAGTGTTAGGCAGACAAATCCTGACGCAAAGCCAGTATTAAGAATTGAACGTTTTGCTTTTTATGAGCGGACAAAATCGGCTTTTGCCGTTGTGGTAACCGGAGAGCTAGCCAAATATGGAAATATCATACTAAAAAAAGGAGTTACACCCATTGAATAATAAAAACTATGAAACCAAATAAAACAAAAGTAGTCGAGAGGAAATATTTATTTCCGTTTATTGTTATTACCAGCTTGTTTGCGCTGTGGGGATTTGCAAACGATATAACCAACCCAATGGTTGCGGCTTTTAAAACGGTAATGGAAATTTCAAATGCTAAAGCCTCGTTAGTGCAGTTTGCTTTTTACGGAGGTTATGCAACAATGGCAATTCCGGCGGCCTTATTTGTTCAAAAGTTCAGTTATAAAAAAGGAATTCTTTTAGGACTTGCGCTTTATGCAGCAGGAGCACTTCTGTTTTGGCCGGCTGCTCAGTTTCAGGCATTTGGTTTCTTTCTGGTTTCCTTATATATCTTAACATTTGGATTAGCTTTTCTGGAGACAACAGCTAATCCGTTTATTCTGTCGTTAGGAGCAGAAGAAACCGCAACGAGGCGTTTAAACCTGTCGCAGGCTTTTAATCCAATGGGATCGCTTTTGGGTATGTTTGTAGCTTCGCGTATTGTTTTGGCGGCATTGGAGTCGGACAAAAGAAATGCTGCCGGAGAACTTATATTTCCCATGCTCGACGAGGCTACTAAAGCGGCTATTCGTACCAACGATTTAATGATTATCCGAAATCCGTATGTAATTCTTGGTTTGGTTGTAATAATAATGTTTGTAGTTATTTTACTTACAAAAATGCCACAAACCGGTCATGCAAATGAAATACACCCGATGCAATCATTTAAGCGTTTGTTTAACAATAAAGTTTATCGGGAAGGAGTTATTGCGCAGGTTTTTTATGTGGCTGCTCAGATAATGTGTTGGACTTTTATCATTCAGTATGCCGATAACCTAGGAATTGATAAGGCCACAGCGCAAATGTACAACATTGTTGCTATGGGAATTTTCCTGGCAAGCAGGTTCATTAGTACATTGTTAATGAAATATATAAATGCCCGAAAACTTCTCATGTTGTTTGCTCTAGGTGGTATTTGCACCATATCAGGTGCAATTATGATTGAGGGAATGGCTGGCCTCTATTGTTTGGTGGCTACTTCGGCCTTCATGTCATTAATGTTCCCTACAATTTATGGTATTGCTTTAAACGGAATCGGACAAGACGCAACTCTTGGTGCTGCAGGATTGGTTATGGCCATTGTAGGAGGAGCGCTAATGCCGCCTTTGCAAGGTTCTATTATCGATATAGGGCAAATTGGAAATATGCCGGCAGTGAATGTGTCCTTTGTTTTGCCGTTAATAAGTTTTGTGGTGATTGCTATATATGGCTACAGAACGTACAAATTTCATGAGCAAAGTGTTTAGCCTAAAATAGATTGGCATACATTTTAAACAAAATGAAGTCGTATGTTGCAAATAGTCAGGCTTTAATACACTAAATTGAAATAATACTTAATAATAATAATACAAAGAGATTATGAGAAAATTAAATACAAAATGGATGCATCCACGTGATCAGATAATAATGATAATTGATAAGATTTATCGAAGTGGAATGACAACAACATCGGGAGGTAACATCTCGATTATTGACGAAAATGGAGATGTATGGGTAACGCCATCGGCAATTGATAAAGGAACTTTACGACCAACTGATATTATTTGTGTGAGAAAAGATGGAACGATTGAAGGACGTCACAAACCTTCATCGGAGTATCCTTTTCACATAGCCATTTATAAATGCCGCCCCGAAATAAAAGCGGTAATTCATGCACATCCACCGGCGTTGGTTTCTTTTAGTATTGTACGTCAGATTCCGAATACAAATGTGCTTCCGCAGGCAAAACATGTTTGCGGCCCAATAGGTTATGCACCGTATGCTTTACCCGGAAGTGATGAATTAGGTGATGTTATTGCTGATGAGTTTGCAAAAGGAGTGAATGCCGTAATTATGGAAAATCACGGAACAGTTGTGGGCGGAAGCGATTTAAGTGATGCCTATCAGCGTTTCGAAACAATGGAGTTTTGCGCCCGCACTTTAATAAACGGAAGCACAATTGGTACCCCCAACTATTTGTCTGATGATCAGATCGATGAATTTGAAAATCAGATTCCGCGATTATTGCCGGAGATGAAGAATGTTGAATATCCTTCAGACGAGCGGGCGATTAGGGAAATGATACAGCGTATTGTTTTGCGTGCCTGCGATCAGGGATTGATGATCAGTTCGTATGGTACTGTTTCGGTGCGTTGGAAGGAAGATGATTTTTTGATAACGCCTACCAATGTGGCGCGCTGGGATATTCAGTTAAAAGACATTGTGCAGATAAATGACGGTAAGCGCGAGCCTGGGAAATTGCCAAGTCGATCGACTTGGTTACACCAGGAAATTTACAAACGTTTTCCACATGTAAATTCAATTATCTTAACTCAAACGCCTTATCTAATGGCATATAGTGTTACCGGTGAGAAAATTGACGTACGTACCATTCCTGAAAGCTGGATTTTCTTACAAGACATCCCCAATATGCCATTCGGTTCGCATTTTGCCGGACAAGAGGCTATTTTGAATACCCTTTCGGAGAATACGCCTGCTGTTATAATCAATAACGATTCGGTTTTAGTAACCGGCGATAATTTACTTGGAACTTTTGATAAGTTGGAAGTGGCTGAGTTTAGTGCCAAGTCACTTACTATGGGGGCTTCGCTAGGTCAGCTAATCCCAATTAACGATGAGCAGGTTGAGGATTTAAGGAAGAAGTTTTTGGGATAATATAAATGCTTCTTTATTTTACCTGACTTTTGATGCATGTCAAAGCTTTAGTTAGTATATCGCAGCATCGTAAAAGGAGTGGCATTTATTATATAATTGAATGATAAAATGAAAACAAAGTTGCATTCTATTTTTATAGTATTCTTTTGGGGGCTTGCTAGTTGTAATGGGGCAGGGCTTGAGAATGCAGATGTAGATCAGAACCAAAAGCCAAATGTACTTTTTATTTGTGTTGACGATTTACGCCCCGAATTGGGCTGTTATGGAAAAGATTATATCCATTCACCGAATATAGATAAATTGGCAGAATCGGGATCTGTTTTTACCAATCATTATGTGCAAATTCCTACTTGTGGTGCATCTCGTTACAGCATGTTAACCGGAATGTTACCTAAAACAACTGCAGAATTAAGTAATGAAGCTTGTAAAAAATTTATAGCTGAACAAGCTCCATCCTATGAACCCGAAACTTTTATCCATAACCTTAAGAATAATGGATATTATACGGTTGGAATTGGAAAAATTAGTCATTATCCAGATGGCTTGCTTTATGGTTATACCGAACCTGTAGGCGAAGAGCGTGAACTACCGCAAAGTTGGGATGAGTTGCTTTTTAATGCCGGAAAATGGGGAACGGGTTGGAATGCCTTTTTTGGTTATGCCAGCGGAGAGAACCGGCAAAGTTTGAATCGCCAGGTAAAGCCTTATGAAAAAGGAGACGTAGATGATTATGGTTATGTTGATGGAATGACTGCAGCATTGGCTGTTCGGAAAATGAAAGAATTAGCGCAAAAAGATAAACCGTTTTTTTTGGGAGTAGGTTTTTTTAAGCCACATCTTCCATTTAATGCCCCCAAAAAATATTGGGATTTATACAACGAAGATGAAATTTCAAC
This genomic interval carries:
- the fucK gene encoding L-fuculokinase, translated to MNQKDIAIVFDCGATNVRVIAMDKFGKQIASHSLPNETDEDPHYPGGRIWDLDKLWQKLASAAKHVTAEIDCNRIAGTTVTTFGVDGAFVDAQGKMLYPVISWQCERTTPIMANIEKYVPLAELYATSGVYPYAFNTINKMIWFRENRPDVLDNAHRFLFIPSLLIHKLSGAFKNDATMMGTAMMADLKSRKMSPKVLRAIGIEEELFGEIGEPGSQAGTVTENVASETGLPEGIPVFLAGHDTQFAIFGSGAKLNQPVLNSGTWEILMTRSKAFKASAFALDRKITTEADAEAGTYNIGQNWLGSGVLEWFSRNFYKEFRGDELYQNMIQDAEQEQPGSKGIVVDPAFYDDGYGSEGGMIKGLTISTSRGQIYRAFLEGLAFRLREGLEALETAGSSKSESIICVGGGSKNRLWNQLRADVCKVPIQLIDQKETTVLGASMFVFTGAGIFNSLTEARNQINYNPQLIEPSINSEVYEGYYQNYLRLRSGK
- a CDS encoding class II aldolase/adducin family protein — translated: MRKLNTKWMHPRDQIIMIIDKIYRSGMTTTSGGNISIIDENGDVWVTPSAIDKGTLRPTDIICVRKDGTIEGRHKPSSEYPFHIAIYKCRPEIKAVIHAHPPALVSFSIVRQIPNTNVLPQAKHVCGPIGYAPYALPGSDELGDVIADEFAKGVNAVIMENHGTVVGGSDLSDAYQRFETMEFCARTLINGSTIGTPNYLSDDQIDEFENQIPRLLPEMKNVEYPSDERAIREMIQRIVLRACDQGLMISSYGTVSVRWKEDDFLITPTNVARWDIQLKDIVQINDGKREPGKLPSRSTWLHQEIYKRFPHVNSIILTQTPYLMAYSVTGEKIDVRTIPESWIFLQDIPNMPFGSHFAGQEAILNTLSENTPAVIINNDSVLVTGDNLLGTFDKLEVAEFSAKSLTMGASLGQLIPINDEQVEDLRKKFLG
- a CDS encoding L-fucose isomerase, encoding MANRLIGDLPKVGIRPVIDGRENGVRESLEVQVMELAKAAAAFIESNLRLPSGEKVECVIADTCIGGVAEAAMCASKFKKEGVGVSLTVTPCWCYGTEVMDTDPLLPKAVWGFNGTERPGAVYLAAALAGYTQKGLPTFGIYGRDVQDAGDTSIPADVQEKLLRFVKSALAVAQMKGKSYLSIGYSSMGIAGSMVDSNFFQDYLGIRTEFVESVEILRRIDEGIYDEEEYQKALAWTKANCKEGEDPNAPENQADDARKQVEWETVVKMTLICRDMMIGNQKLIDKGYREEGLGRNAICGGFQGQRQWTDYKPNADFTEAILNSSFDWNGIREAFVFATENDSLNAVPMLFGHLLTNTAQIFSDVRTYWSPDAVKRVTGKELSGLAEGGIIHLINSGSTTLDATAQQRNAEGEPAMKPFWEITEEEAQKCLDNTKWPQAERGYFRGGGYSSQFKTEGEMPVTMSRVNLVKGVGPVLQIAEGWTVELPDDIHTVLDERTNPTWPTTWFVPKTTGQGAFKDVYSVMANWGANHGAISYGHIGADLITLASMLRIPVSMHNVSEDNIFRPSAWASFGEEKEGSDYRACENYGALYGIK
- the fucP gene encoding L-fucose:H+ symporter permease — protein: MKPNKTKVVERKYLFPFIVITSLFALWGFANDITNPMVAAFKTVMEISNAKASLVQFAFYGGYATMAIPAALFVQKFSYKKGILLGLALYAAGALLFWPAAQFQAFGFFLVSLYILTFGLAFLETTANPFILSLGAEETATRRLNLSQAFNPMGSLLGMFVASRIVLAALESDKRNAAGELIFPMLDEATKAAIRTNDLMIIRNPYVILGLVVIIMFVVILLTKMPQTGHANEIHPMQSFKRLFNNKVYREGVIAQVFYVAAQIMCWTFIIQYADNLGIDKATAQMYNIVAMGIFLASRFISTLLMKYINARKLLMLFALGGICTISGAIMIEGMAGLYCLVATSAFMSLMFPTIYGIALNGIGQDATLGAAGLVMAIVGGALMPPLQGSIIDIGQIGNMPAVNVSFVLPLISFVVIAIYGYRTYKFHEQSV
- a CDS encoding sulfatase encodes the protein MKTKLHSIFIVFFWGLASCNGAGLENADVDQNQKPNVLFICVDDLRPELGCYGKDYIHSPNIDKLAESGSVFTNHYVQIPTCGASRYSMLTGMLPKTTAELSNEACKKFIAEQAPSYEPETFIHNLKNNGYYTVGIGKISHYPDGLLYGYTEPVGEERELPQSWDELLFNAGKWGTGWNAFFGYASGENRQSLNRQVKPYEKGDVDDYGYVDGMTAALAVRKMKELAQKDKPFFLGVGFFKPHLPFNAPKKYWDLYNEDEISTAPFAGIPENSSTASLHGSGEFNGYQLGDEKASLSSKVSDEYARKLSHAYYACISYTDAQVGKLLDELENLGLAENTIVVIWGDHGWHLGDHMVWGKHTIFERSLNSAFLIKEPGQLKGRKIDNIVSTIDIYPTIMDLCGVEMSHNPDGKSLVPLLKNSINSWENVAYGFYRNGISLRTERYRLTKYYRSQLPEFELYDHQTDPYESNNIAEKKTDIIGKLLPLLEKGNKGIY
- the fucU gene encoding L-fucose mutarotase; amino-acid sequence: MLKGISPLLSPELLAVLCRMGHGDEIVLADAHFPAESFNQNVLRADGLKIPDLLAGIMPLFELDAYCDNPLVMMSAVEGDTLDPKVEESYLNSVRQTNPDAKPVLRIERFAFYERTKSAFAVVVTGELAKYGNIILKKGVTPIE